Proteins found in one bacterium genomic segment:
- a CDS encoding nucleotidyltransferase yields MIARILLDVIQNILETLQAKDIAIMFMGGIATSLWAEPRATYDIDGVIEISFDDLEEFFNEVGKKGFTYDKRQPVKSIQGLPFFTLTYPARGHEIYLDLFMARSRYTKEALSRRRTITFEGIKIPIIAPEDLILYKLISGRSKDLDDVREILWTQKRKLDMKYMKGGHGGRWCRKQKNI; encoded by the coding sequence ATGATTGCAAGAATTCTCCTTGATGTTATCCAGAATATCTTAGAAACACTTCAAGCAAAAGATATAGCTATTATGTTTATGGGGGGTATAGCGACAAGTTTATGGGCAGAGCCTCGGGCTACTTACGATATTGATGGAGTGATTGAAATTAGTTTTGATGACTTAGAAGAATTTTTTAATGAAGTCGGGAAGAAAGGATTTACTTATGATAAGAGACAGCCGGTAAAATCTATTCAAGGGTTACCCTTTTTCACTTTAACTTACCCAGCCAGAGGGCATGAAATTTATCTTGATCTTTTTATGGCCAGAAGTAGATATACGAAAGAGGCCTTATCCCGGAGACGAACCATTACCTTTGAGGGAATAAAGATTCCCATTATAGCCCCAGAGGATTTGATTCTTTATAAGCTCATTTCTGGTCGAAGTAAGGATTTAGATGACGTCAGAGAAATTCTATGGACTCAGAAAAGAAAGCTGGATATGAAATATATGAAGGGGGGACATGGGGGACGGTGGTGTAGAAAGCAAAAAAACATTTGA